From a single Carassius gibelio isolate Cgi1373 ecotype wild population from Czech Republic chromosome A18, carGib1.2-hapl.c, whole genome shotgun sequence genomic region:
- the LOC127934743 gene encoding purine nucleoside phosphorylase-like: MSTSSGCSYSYEEYKETADWLLANTDTRPKVAIICGSGLGGLADLLDKKKAFPYDEIPHFPHSTVQGHKGQLVFGELNGKQCVCMQGRFHFYEGYNISTVTYPVRVFFLLGIETLIVTNAAGGLNPRFKVGDIMLIKDHINMPGFAGQNPLCGRNEERFGVRFPCMSDAYDRDFARLTRETAQDLGCDSFLQEGVYCMLAGPSYETIAECRVLQMLGADAVGMSTVPEVVVARHCGMRVFGLSLITNKVVTDYNSTERANHEEVLETTRMRTEDLQKLVSNLVTKM; encoded by the exons ATGTCAACATCCAGCGGATGCAG ctACAGCTATGAGGAGTACAAAGAAACTGCAGACTGGCTGCTTGCTAACACAGATACCAGGCCCAAAGTGGCAATTATCTGTGGTTCAGGACTTGGTGGATTGGCTGACCTGCTAGACAAGAAGAAAGCGTTTCCTTATGACGAAATCCCCCACTTTCCCCACAGCACAG TGCAAGGGCATAAAGGTCAGCTGGTGTTTGGAGAGCTGAATGGGAAGCAGTGTGTTTGCATGCAAGGCCGCTTCCACTTCTATGAGGGCTATAACATTTCCACG GTCACATATCCAGTAAGAGTGTTTTTCCTTCTCGGGATTGAGACTTTGATTGTGACCAATGCTGCTGGAGGACTCAATCCTAGATTTAAAGTGGGAGACATCATGCTGATCAAAGACCATATCAATATGCCTGGTTTTGCAGGCCAAAATCCCCTTTGTGGACGAAATGAGGAAAG ATTTGGAGTCCGCTTTCCCTGCATGTCTGATGCTTATGATAGAGACTTTGCACGGTTGACTAGGGAGACGGCCCAAGATCTAGGATGTGACTCTTTCCTCCAGGAGGGTGTTTACTGCATGTTGGCTGGACCGTCCTATGAGACGATTGCAGAATGCAGGGTTCTACAGATGCTTGGGGCGGATGCTGTGG GTATGAGTACAGTTCCAGAGGTGGTGGTGGCTCGTCACTGTGGGATGCGTGTGTTTGGACTCTCCCTTATTACCAACAAGGTAGTGACTGACTACAACAGCACAGAAAGGGCTAATCATGAAGAGGTCCTGGAAACCACCCGCATGCGAACCGAAGACCTGCAGAAGTTAGTCAGCAATTTAGTGACAAAAATGTAG